From Pongo pygmaeus isolate AG05252 chromosome 1, NHGRI_mPonPyg2-v2.0_pri, whole genome shotgun sequence, one genomic window encodes:
- the LOC134739920 gene encoding uncharacterized protein LOC134739920 isoform X2 has protein sequence MEKGLPTHPPAPNIIDPSQCAPRPFRDKLPPGPPRPSIKRTANLSVAPFVRVSALRVVTGQKWFHQKQALLAHSQFAGLQTGPARSPPAQNERADSPWTHEATAPRGENGRLIPPALGEDDSLGGGQGSECYPGRKLRTALRKLHVDSTQSPGWKREGHSQSCFAGAVSLPTALKEPLGKAATSGLWGPKEAKWQSVDRDTT, from the exons ATGGAGAAGGGGCTCCCCACCCACCCTCCTGCCCCAAACATTATAGATCCCAGCCAGTGCGCCCCGCGGCCCTTCCGGGACAAACTGCCCCCAGGACCTCCGCGCCCCAGTATCAAGAGGACAGCAAATCTCTCGGTGGCTCCTTTTGTAAGGGTTTCTGCCCTCAGGGTGGTTACGGGACAGAAATGGTTTCATCAGAAACAAGCCCTTCTCGCACACTCACAGTTTGCAGGACTCCAAACCGGGCCCGCGAGATCTCCACCTGCGCAAAACGAAAGGGCGGATTCTCCTTGGACTCACGAGGCAACCGCTCCCCGGGGTGAGAACGGGAGACTCATTCCTCCTGCACTGGGAGAAGACGATTCTTTAGGAGGAGGACAGGGAAGCGAATGCTACCCAG GAAGAAAGCTCAGAACAGCCCTCAGAAAACTGCATGTTGACAGCACCCAGAGTCCTGGCTGGAAGAGGGAAGGGCACTCACAGAGCTGCTTCGCTGGAGCTGTGTCTCTCCCAACTGCCTTGAAGGAACCTCTTGGGAAGGCAGCAACTTCTGGCCTCTGGGGACCTAAAGAAGCCAAGTGGCAAAGCG TTGACCGAGACACCACCTAA
- the LOC134739920 gene encoding uncharacterized protein LOC134739920 isoform X1 — MEKGLPTHPPAPNIIDPSQCAPRPFRDKLPPGPPRPSIKRTANLSVAPFVRVSALRVVTGQKWFHQKQALLAHSQFAGLQTGPARSPPAQNERADSPWTHEATAPRGENGRLIPPALGEDDSLGGGQGSECYPGRKLRTALRKLHVDSTQSPGWKREGHSQSCFAGAVSLPTALKEPLGKAATSGLWGPKEAKWQSELISVNPEEENLHLQRTRP, encoded by the exons ATGGAGAAGGGGCTCCCCACCCACCCTCCTGCCCCAAACATTATAGATCCCAGCCAGTGCGCCCCGCGGCCCTTCCGGGACAAACTGCCCCCAGGACCTCCGCGCCCCAGTATCAAGAGGACAGCAAATCTCTCGGTGGCTCCTTTTGTAAGGGTTTCTGCCCTCAGGGTGGTTACGGGACAGAAATGGTTTCATCAGAAACAAGCCCTTCTCGCACACTCACAGTTTGCAGGACTCCAAACCGGGCCCGCGAGATCTCCACCTGCGCAAAACGAAAGGGCGGATTCTCCTTGGACTCACGAGGCAACCGCTCCCCGGGGTGAGAACGGGAGACTCATTCCTCCTGCACTGGGAGAAGACGATTCTTTAGGAGGAGGACAGGGAAGCGAATGCTACCCAG GAAGAAAGCTCAGAACAGCCCTCAGAAAACTGCATGTTGACAGCACCCAGAGTCCTGGCTGGAAGAGGGAAGGGCACTCACAGAGCTGCTTCGCTGGAGCTGTGTCTCTCCCAACTGCCTTGAAGGAACCTCTTGGGAAGGCAGCAACTTCTGGCCTCTGGGGACCTAAAGAAGCCAAGTGGCAAAGCG AGCTCATCTCAGTAAATCCGGAAGAAGAAAACCTCCATCTCCAGCGAACAAGACCATGA
- the LOC129008453 gene encoding uncharacterized protein LOC129008453 isoform X2 codes for MAGESGTSALGRRAPRPSGGVGEGRCANYALSLGKRQPRRAAAVKGMRTRTRCPAGLAPHPTPPPCGAHRICALGRGQARTPPPHRRDSDRAVLAPPSCALPGPHLVLFPFQVEKMPLSRRSGDSPAPRIPGWRDASRPRGLVARAGKRTRRRALPGLAWACSEPGCFSVTTQIGGIWRFCGSPAAKLRGRRGLEACTTCSPRPSVHPGAGERQDRPVP; via the coding sequence ATGGCCGGGGAGTCCGGGACCTCGGCTCTGGGTAGGCGCGCCCCGCGACCCAGCGGCGGCGTGGGCGAGGGGCGCTGCGCAAACTACGCGCTCTCGCTGGGGAAACGCCAGCCGAGGCGGGCGGCGGCGGTAAAGGGAATGAGGACCAGGACCCGGTGCCCGGCGGGACTGGCCCCGCACCCCACGCCGCCCCCCTGCGGTGCGCACCGCATCTGCGCCCTAGGCCGAGGCCAGGCTCGGACCCCTCCCCCGCACCGACGTGATTCGGATCGCGCGGTGCTGGCGCCGCCTTCATGCGCCCTGCCTGGCCCCCACCTGGTCCTCTTTCCTTTTCAGGTGGAGAAGATGCCGCTGTCCCGTCGGTCTGGGGACAGCCCAGCTCCCCGGATCCCGGGCTGGAGAGACGCGTCGCGGCCCCGGGGCCTGGTGGCACGAGCAGGAAAGAGGACCCGGCGGCGGGCTCTGCCTGGGCTTGCCTGGGCTTGTTCCGAGCCGGGCTGCTTCTCGGTGACCACGCAGATCGGGGGCATTTGGAGATTTTGCGGGAGTCCTGCAGCCAAGCTCCGGGGCAGGAGAGGCCTGGAAGCCTGCACTACCTGCTCGCCCCGTCCCAGCGTGCACCCAG